A window of Exiguobacterium sp. FSL W8-0210 contains these coding sequences:
- a CDS encoding sce7726 family protein has protein sequence MGINEAKKYFTKKNLRQQIDNEYFEYDLFEREININYKILKQEYRNEYFFKNILFNKIVMGKYSLNTTGAFEEVPIKTSKADFVVVNKKKCIVYEIKTDLDNLDRLSQQLLDYSTVFSELYVVTTDKNYYPVYKNLKEIIPYIGIIVLTSNETLSVRKKASIFIDNLNHENLFKILRKKEYENILFEVFHKLPNVTQVEYFRESMKWFETIEILKAQELVFEQLRKRIPLSDNAVFKSIPIPIRWLVYLSNFSNADFSKILKK, from the coding sequence ATGGGCATTAATGAAGCAAAGAAATATTTCACTAAAAAAAACTTAAGACAACAAATAGATAATGAGTATTTTGAGTATGATTTATTTGAGAGAGAGATAAACATTAATTATAAGATTTTAAAGCAAGAATATAGAAATGAATACTTTTTTAAAAATATTTTATTTAACAAAATAGTAATGGGTAAATATAGTTTGAACACTACTGGTGCATTTGAGGAAGTACCTATTAAAACATCGAAAGCAGATTTTGTTGTAGTGAATAAAAAAAAATGTATAGTTTACGAGATAAAAACTGATCTTGATAATTTAGATAGATTATCACAACAGTTATTAGATTATTCAACTGTTTTTAGTGAATTATATGTCGTTACAACTGACAAAAATTATTACCCAGTTTATAAAAATTTAAAAGAAATCATTCCTTATATTGGTATTATTGTATTAACCTCTAATGAAACTTTAAGTGTGCGTAAAAAAGCTTCAATATTCATAGACAATTTAAATCACGAAAATTTATTTAAAATTCTTAGAAAGAAAGAGTATGAAAATATATTATTTGAAGTCTTTCATAAACTACCGAATGTCACGCAAGTTGAATATTTTAGAGAATCGATGAAGTGGTTTGAGACTATTGAAATTTTAAAAGCTCAAGAATTAGTTTTTGAACAGTTAAGAAAGCGTATTCCCTTGAGTGATAACGCAGTATTTAAAAGTATTCCTATTCCCATTAGATGGTTGGTCTATTTATCAAATTTTAGTAATGCTGACTTTTCGAAAATTTTAAAAAAGTAA
- a CDS encoding HNH endonuclease, with product MNPKFKSLFTDEELKVCSDRLIEWNYEVINEKNIELPKLKSNNRDREFKKYSNDLKAKVLYEHLINDRTHRWLDINILGITSGNTKGRDSANILYYLGMKADYRGIFKRQDINSVIERLEKSEQDYEIAIKLLKTLKYEELSNAIDLDIEAEKTEDGYGIEGGSRDYYGKRYERNARNRLLAIQEHGLSCKACEFNFETVYGERGKDFIEVHHVKPLNTLTKAMKINPKTDLIPLCSNCHRMIHRRKDKILTLNELIMILGK from the coding sequence TTGAATCCGAAGTTTAAGAGTCTTTTTACTGACGAGGAACTAAAAGTTTGCTCGGATAGATTAATTGAGTGGAACTATGAAGTAATCAATGAAAAAAATATCGAACTTCCTAAACTAAAGTCTAATAATAGAGATAGGGAATTTAAAAAGTATAGTAACGATCTAAAAGCCAAAGTATTGTATGAACATTTAATTAATGATAGAACGCATAGATGGTTAGATATAAACATATTAGGTATAACGAGTGGAAATACAAAAGGAAGAGACTCGGCAAATATTCTTTACTATTTAGGTATGAAAGCTGATTATAGAGGTATTTTTAAAAGGCAGGATATTAATAGTGTTATTGAAAGATTAGAAAAAAGTGAACAAGATTATGAAATTGCCATAAAACTATTGAAAACACTTAAGTATGAAGAATTGAGTAACGCTATTGATCTTGATATCGAAGCAGAAAAAACAGAAGACGGTTATGGTATTGAAGGTGGATCTCGAGATTATTATGGAAAACGCTATGAGCGAAACGCAAGAAACAGACTACTTGCTATTCAAGAACATGGTTTGAGTTGTAAAGCATGTGAATTTAATTTTGAAACAGTGTATGGAGAACGTGGGAAAGATTTCATAGAAGTTCATCATGTAAAACCATTAAATACACTAACAAAAGCAATGAAGATAAATCCTAAAACAGATTTAATCCCATTATGTTCCAATTGCCATAGAATGATTCACAGAAGAAAAGATAAGATATTAACGCTTAATGAATTAATTATGATTTTAGGAAAGTGA
- a CDS encoding RES family NAD+ phosphorylase: MICCEKCFLSKVLKDIVKSYQIKGSCDFCNSTNVYIYDLNENEGLDEKFNGLLGIFRKSEELEEDNFPELELISIKDNFEKHWNIFNEDFDSNMIHRFLSNLLQKRYSDKISLLTNQVGIPQWMVKRYLEENSVLKGYKWEEFVTHIKHNNRFHNNYVNYEVLKVYLERLETIVEERVLYRGRISNDEELDIDSMGAPDPEFASAGRANSQGISHLYLANDIGTVINEIRPSLGDVIYIGTFPVPNDSNLKVIDFTKLSELDVFEFEDPTRFSVNLKTFKEMGAAISKPVRSGDSKLDYLPTQFIVDFIKSLNDTEKAGYHGIMFESTVSTSGHNVMIFDPDFLKCSKVDKKEIKTLQYTHAPYR, encoded by the coding sequence ATGATTTGTTGCGAAAAATGTTTCCTTTCTAAAGTCCTTAAAGATATTGTGAAAAGCTATCAAATTAAAGGCAGTTGTGATTTTTGTAACAGTACTAACGTTTATATCTATGATCTGAATGAAAACGAAGGTCTTGATGAAAAATTCAATGGTTTATTAGGTATATTCCGAAAGAGTGAAGAATTAGAAGAAGACAACTTTCCTGAATTAGAGTTAATTAGTATAAAAGATAACTTTGAAAAACACTGGAATATTTTTAATGAAGATTTTGATTCAAATATGATTCATCGTTTTTTGAGTAACCTTTTGCAAAAGAGATATTCAGATAAAATTTCATTATTGACTAATCAAGTCGGGATACCTCAGTGGATGGTTAAAAGATATTTGGAAGAAAACTCTGTACTAAAAGGTTACAAGTGGGAAGAATTTGTTACGCATATAAAACATAATAATAGGTTTCATAATAACTATGTTAACTATGAAGTTTTGAAAGTATATTTAGAAAGATTAGAAACTATTGTAGAGGAAAGAGTTCTTTATAGAGGTAGGATATCAAATGATGAAGAATTAGATATCGATTCAATGGGCGCTCCTGACCCTGAGTTTGCGAGTGCTGGAAGAGCTAATTCTCAAGGGATCAGCCATTTATATTTGGCTAATGATATTGGGACAGTAATTAACGAAATTCGACCTAGTTTAGGTGATGTGATTTATATAGGAACGTTTCCTGTGCCGAATGATTCGAACTTAAAAGTTATAGACTTTACTAAACTCTCAGAACTAGATGTGTTTGAGTTTGAAGATCCAACTCGTTTTTCCGTCAATCTAAAGACTTTTAAGGAAATGGGAGCAGCTATTTCTAAACCTGTTAGAAGCGGGGATAGTAAATTAGATTATTTGCCTACACAATTTATTGTTGACTTTATTAAAAGTTTAAACGATACAGAAAAAGCTGGTTATCACGGCATAATGTTTGAAAGTACTGTCAGTACAAGTGGGCATAATGTAATGATATTTGATCCTGATTTTTTAAAATGTTCTAAAGTGGATAAAAAAGAAATAAAAACATTACAGTATACGCATGCTCCTTATAGATGA
- a CDS encoding recombinase family protein: protein MRIIGYIRVSSEGQNIARQQRSLKDNGCTEFYIEKISGASMERPKLNEMLDSLSMGDMIIVHEISRLSRSTKDLLTIVEIIKDKGAKLKSITDSWLDLSDDNPMSELLFTIFSGLAQFERKMIKQRQKEGIEIAKSEGKYRGKKTKLVEGGKEEQRMKAILAAYKQGKSINDIRMTFRVGTGTIYRLLEREGLKN from the coding sequence ATGAGGATTATTGGTTATATCAGAGTCAGTAGTGAAGGGCAGAATATAGCTAGGCAACAGAGATCTTTAAAGGATAATGGTTGTACTGAATTTTACATTGAAAAAATTAGCGGGGCTTCAATGGAACGTCCGAAACTGAATGAAATGCTAGATAGCCTTAGTATGGGCGACATGATAATTGTTCATGAAATAAGTCGATTGTCCCGCTCAACTAAAGATCTTTTAACCATAGTGGAAATAATAAAGGACAAGGGAGCGAAACTTAAATCAATTACAGATAGTTGGTTAGATTTATCCGATGATAATCCGATGAGTGAACTACTGTTTACTATTTTTTCGGGTTTGGCACAATTTGAACGGAAGATGATCAAGCAACGTCAAAAGGAAGGGATAGAGATAGCTAAAAGTGAAGGTAAGTACAGAGGTAAAAAGACTAAATTAGTCGAAGGTGGTAAAGAAGAACAGAGAATGAAAGCTATTCTTGCAGCCTATAAACAAGGGAAATCAATAAACGACATTCGCATGACGTTCAGGGTAGGTACAGGTACTATTTATAGATTGCTTGAGAGAGAAGGACTTAAAAATTAA
- a CDS encoding sce7725 family protein gives MYFPIIRGRQYDLLALRELKERDLISEKVVPIIEPIKFSSTLNSLLSVFFNKQSNIIFITNPKVGSFKDEIEMPSIKKEYRKMISENEFIMIGHYLNKNSKTEIENLFNEYGFDHEDLAIIHTGEVLDQSYSEIFKDKIPYINVMPYSMSLRRKLRNQNLVALSDKFNKMSRNSDYIEKQNEEFSEDHLFFEEEGYIGFSDYSVIGAAYVEGGFAPYAVAMHIVYPNENNEIDIVHFVSDSNNDTSDAAGKFSEALNKLIRWYNNGFLMNELMDTYAMRTLLKHHEEGTYPGLPTLKKLSIMHHLELVDKLLNLEGTV, from the coding sequence ATGTATTTCCCGATTATTCGTGGCAGACAATATGATTTGTTAGCTTTAAGAGAATTAAAAGAAAGAGATTTAATTAGTGAAAAAGTTGTTCCTATAATAGAACCAATAAAATTTAGTTCTACACTCAATTCTTTATTATCAGTATTCTTTAATAAACAAAGTAATATCATTTTTATTACTAATCCTAAAGTGGGTTCATTCAAAGATGAAATTGAAATGCCAAGTATAAAAAAAGAGTATCGAAAAATGATATCAGAAAATGAATTTATAATGATTGGACACTACTTGAATAAAAATTCTAAAACTGAAATAGAGAATCTATTTAATGAATATGGTTTTGATCATGAAGATTTAGCAATTATTCATACAGGAGAAGTTTTAGACCAAAGCTATAGTGAAATTTTTAAAGACAAAATTCCATATATTAATGTAATGCCTTATAGTATGTCTTTAAGGAGAAAATTAAGGAATCAAAATTTAGTAGCATTAAGTGATAAATTCAATAAAATGTCTAGAAATTCGGATTATATTGAAAAGCAAAATGAAGAATTTTCGGAAGATCATTTATTTTTCGAAGAAGAAGGATATATAGGCTTTTCAGATTACTCTGTTATAGGTGCGGCTTATGTAGAAGGTGGATTTGCTCCTTATGCCGTAGCGATGCATATTGTGTATCCTAATGAAAATAATGAAATTGATATAGTCCATTTTGTTTCAGATTCAAATAATGATACTAGCGATGCCGCAGGGAAATTTTCGGAAGCTTTGAATAAATTGATTCGGTGGTATAACAACGGTTTCTTAATGAATGAATTAATGGATACTTATGCAATGCGTACACTTTTAAAGCACCATGAAGAAGGGACATACCCAGGGTTACCAACTCTTAAAAAATTATCAATTATGCATCATCTTGAGCTTGTAGACAAATTACTAAATTTGGAGGGAACAGTATGA